One stretch of Campylobacter sp. CCS1377 DNA includes these proteins:
- a CDS encoding NFACT family protein, giving the protein MKYTELLQIGNYLQNYKKIDFIKRIDDNVLELCLDKKRFIFSLKRGLGSIFCANLQAKNYSAPFDFMLKKYFCGAKIDKVELVKDNRILVFHTHIEKSYKSFSSKIYFEFTGKNTNVIITDNDDIIIEALRHIDKSYRMVKVGQKLIPLKPFKMDENFIKIENFDVYFKNKFEELYAKDLMICKENKATQIRKKIANLEQNLQDLEKEENLNKLAKSYTKKADVLFANLYNLKDFEREFTLCDFEGKMVKFKLEQSPKNSANQFYKMAKKLKQKAKNIQIQRDNILEKLKTTQELLGLILQAKSIFELEILLPKKTFAVKKEEANMGVVSFYFNEFKICVGKNEKANQYLLQKAKKDDIWMHVKDRPSAHVFIISNKLNVSDEVLNFGAKICVNFSNLNQGNYLVDYTSKKFVKIREKAFVNYINYKTISVLKE; this is encoded by the coding sequence ATGAAATATACTGAACTTTTACAAATTGGAAATTATTTACAAAATTATAAAAAAATCGATTTTATCAAACGCATTGATGATAATGTTTTAGAGCTTTGTCTTGATAAAAAAAGATTTATATTTAGTCTTAAAAGAGGCTTAGGAAGCATATTTTGCGCAAATTTGCAAGCAAAAAATTATAGTGCACCTTTTGATTTTATGTTAAAAAAATACTTTTGCGGGGCAAAAATTGACAAAGTAGAGCTTGTAAAAGATAATAGAATTTTAGTTTTTCACACTCATATAGAGAAGTCTTATAAAAGTTTTTCAAGTAAAATTTATTTTGAATTTACGGGCAAAAATACTAATGTTATTATTACAGATAATGATGATATAATCATTGAAGCTTTAAGGCATATTGATAAAAGTTATAGGATGGTTAAAGTAGGGCAAAAACTTATTCCTTTAAAGCCTTTTAAAATGGATGAAAATTTTATAAAGATTGAAAATTTTGATGTGTATTTTAAAAATAAATTTGAGGAATTATATGCTAAAGATTTGATGATTTGTAAAGAGAATAAAGCAACGCAAATTCGTAAAAAAATTGCTAATTTGGAGCAAAATTTGCAAGATTTAGAAAAAGAAGAAAATTTAAACAAATTGGCCAAGTCTTATACAAAAAAGGCAGATGTTTTATTTGCGAATTTATATAATCTAAAAGATTTTGAGCGAGAATTTACCTTGTGTGATTTTGAAGGTAAGATGGTGAAATTTAAACTTGAGCAAAGTCCTAAAAATAGTGCCAATCAGTTTTATAAAATGGCTAAAAAATTAAAACAAAAAGCTAAAAATATACAAATTCAAAGGGATAATATTTTAGAAAAATTAAAAACAACTCAAGAGCTTTTGGGATTAATTTTACAAGCAAAGTCAATTTTTGAATTAGAAATTTTATTGCCTAAAAAAACTTTTGCGGTTAAAAAAGAAGAAGCAAATATGGGTGTTGTAAGTTTTTATTTTAATGAATTTAAAATTTGTGTGGGTAAAAATGAGAAAGCAAATCAGTATTTATTGCAAAAAGCCAAAAAGGATGATATCTGGATGCATGTAAAAGATCGTCCAAGTGCTCATGTTTTTATCATTTCTAATAAATTAAATGTTAGCGATGAGGTTTTGAATTTTGGGGCAAAAATTTGTGTGAATTTTTCGAATTTAAATCAAGGAAATTATTTGGTTGACTATACCAGTAAAAAATTTGTTAAAATTAGAGAAAAGGCTTTTGTAAATTATATAAATTACAAAACCATAAGCGTTTTAAAGGAGTAA
- a CDS encoding phosphatidate cytidylyltransferase produces the protein MFNKTRIISGVIMVFAVLVVALIDQFVVNFIIFGALLYFAFEEAQKLFGLENANVWFALLCFILGSFSGKALLIGVLFLLLVVGYLVYKKASNLKLTLIYIYPVLPILALWQVYLSHGMFALFWLIVIVVSCDSGAYFIGKMIGKTPFSQTSPNKTMEGVIGGLICASILGTIVGVFVYDFGLALLCSFLVGVFAVIGDLLESYFKREAGVKDSGDLIPGHGGILDRIDAVMIAAFIMVALL, from the coding sequence ATGTTTAACAAAACAAGGATTATTTCGGGTGTGATTATGGTATTTGCGGTGCTGGTGGTTGCTTTAATCGATCAGTTTGTGGTAAATTTTATTATCTTTGGAGCTTTATTGTATTTTGCCTTTGAAGAAGCACAAAAGCTCTTTGGGCTTGAAAATGCTAATGTGTGGTTTGCTCTGCTTTGCTTTATTTTGGGTTCTTTTTCTGGCAAGGCTTTATTGATTGGAGTTTTGTTTTTGTTGCTTGTTGTGGGATATTTGGTTTATAAAAAGGCTTCAAATTTAAAACTCACTTTAATTTATATTTATCCGGTTTTACCTATTTTAGCACTTTGGCAGGTTTATTTGTCCCATGGAATGTTTGCTTTGTTTTGGTTGATTGTAATTGTAGTAAGTTGTGATAGTGGGGCTTATTTTATAGGAAAAATGATAGGTAAAACGCCTTTTTCGCAAACAAGTCCAAATAAAACTATGGAAGGCGTTATTGGTGGGCTTATTTGCGCGAGCATTCTTGGTACTATTGTGGGTGTTTTTGTGTATGATTTTGGCTTAGCCTTGCTTTGTTCTTTTTTGGTGGGTGTTTTTGCGGTGATTGGAGATTTATTAGAGAGTTATTTTAAGCGCGAAGCTGGGGTAAAGGATAGTGGAGATTTAATACCAGGACATGGGGGGATTTTAGATAGGATTGATGCAGTGATGATTGCTGCATTTATAATGGTTGCTTTATTATGA
- the dxr gene encoding 1-deoxy-D-xylulose-5-phosphate reductoisomerase: MIVFGSTGSIGVNTLKLAKEYNIKISALSCGNNIALLNEQIEAFKPQFVCIKNDKNKSLVKHKKVFVGQDGLEKILQECEDDFVVNAIVGFAGLRASLKSKELGKTLALANKESLVVAGKFLQNMSIRPIDSEHAALKFLLQNHKNNISKLYITASGGATFGLKIADLEKVDAKMALKHPNWSMGAKITIDSATMVNKLFEILEAYHLYGFKDIDALIEPKSLVHAMCEFEDGSSTAYFSYPDMKLAISQALFETYDKKILQNIDFVKLPSLKFHSINLKKYPIFSLKNEILKNPDLGVIINGANEVLVRRFLNSECGFLDISRGIFKALDHFGSLKTQSLEEIFELDIRVREFCNAKV, translated from the coding sequence ATGATAGTTTTTGGAAGTACAGGTAGTATAGGTGTTAACACTTTAAAACTTGCCAAAGAATATAATATTAAAATTTCGGCTTTATCGTGCGGGAATAATATCGCTTTATTAAATGAGCAAATTGAAGCGTTTAAACCGCAATTTGTTTGCATTAAAAATGATAAAAATAAAAGCCTTGTTAAACATAAAAAAGTTTTTGTTGGACAAGATGGTTTAGAAAAAATTTTACAAGAGTGCGAAGATGATTTTGTTGTCAATGCTATTGTAGGTTTTGCAGGACTTAGAGCAAGTTTAAAAAGTAAAGAATTGGGCAAAACTTTAGCTTTGGCTAATAAAGAAAGCCTCGTGGTGGCGGGTAAATTCTTGCAAAATATGAGTATAAGGCCTATTGATAGCGAGCATGCGGCTTTAAAATTTTTACTTCAAAATCATAAAAATAACATTTCAAAGCTTTATATTACAGCAAGTGGAGGTGCCACTTTTGGCTTAAAAATTGCTGACTTAGAAAAAGTAGATGCGAAAATGGCTTTAAAGCATCCAAATTGGTCTATGGGTGCAAAAATCACCATAGACAGTGCTACAATGGTAAATAAGCTTTTTGAAATTCTTGAAGCCTACCATCTTTATGGTTTTAAGGATATAGATGCACTGATAGAACCAAAATCTTTGGTGCACGCAATGTGTGAATTTGAAGATGGCTCTAGCACGGCTTATTTTTCTTATCCTGATATGAAACTTGCTATTTCTCAAGCGCTTTTTGAGACTTATGATAAAAAAATTCTTCAAAATATTGATTTTGTTAAACTTCCTAGTTTAAAATTCCACTCAATTAATCTTAAGAAATATCCTATATTTTCTTTGAAAAATGAAATTTTAAAAAATCCTGATTTGGGAGTTATAATCAATGGTGCTAATGAAGTTTTAGTTCGTAGATTTTTAAATTCAGAATGCGGATTTTTAGATATTTCAAGAGGCATTTTTAAGGCTTTGGATCATTTTGGCTCATTAAAAACACAAAGCTTGGAAGAAATTTTTGAATTGGATATAAGAGTTAGAGAATTTTGCAATGCAAAGGTTTAG
- a CDS encoding M99 family carboxypeptidase catalytic domain-containing protein, with the protein MRKIVFFLVYAITLFGLDFTVTQKGKSLDDNNTVVIFGGMQGDEPGGFHAASLLISDYNITKGKIIVAPNLAFESIIKRGRGENGDLNRKFADINFNDPDYHTVERIKKLILQDEVGMVINLHDGSGFYRPAFINSELNPKRWGNSSIIDTREINASKYNQLEHIAQNTVDNINLALVDPKHQYHLKNTNTKEDDDTEMLKALTYFVISNKKAAFANEASKSLPVHLRAYYHLLAIEAYLKTAGIEFERSFELTPQGVYEVINKELEVKLFNDKILLTLKKPRDSLSYLPTPINQSLNYQTSNEITAVLSEGESFFIQYGNRFQTRLYPEYFEFSNALNKITMIIDGEKTKVPFASKIVVKNNFKIPRIKGVRANVIGLDIGADESEILINKNQMQEKYSIDEAGKIFRIELYELRNANLKQNKVKEEFTKIIKNPPKLSKNELEIIQKKDKFLGSILVEFE; encoded by the coding sequence ATGAGGAAAATAGTCTTCTTTTTAGTATATGCTATTACGCTTTTTGGACTTGATTTTACTGTAACACAAAAAGGAAAAAGTTTAGATGATAATAATACGGTTGTGATTTTTGGTGGTATGCAAGGCGATGAGCCAGGGGGATTTCACGCGGCAAGTTTACTTATAAGTGATTATAATATTACTAAAGGTAAAATCATCGTTGCGCCTAATCTTGCTTTTGAAAGCATTATTAAAAGAGGTAGGGGTGAAAATGGAGATTTAAATCGCAAATTTGCAGATATTAATTTTAATGATCCTGATTATCATACGGTTGAAAGAATTAAAAAACTCATTTTACAAGATGAAGTTGGAATGGTGATTAATCTTCATGATGGCAGTGGTTTTTATAGACCAGCTTTTATCAATTCAGAGCTCAATCCTAAGCGTTGGGGAAATTCAAGTATTATTGACACAAGGGAAATTAATGCAAGTAAATATAATCAGCTCGAACACATAGCTCAAAACACTGTTGATAATATTAATCTCGCTTTAGTTGATCCAAAACATCAATATCATCTTAAAAATACTAATACAAAAGAAGATGACGATACGGAGATGCTAAAAGCTTTGACTTATTTTGTTATTTCAAATAAAAAAGCTGCTTTTGCTAATGAGGCAAGTAAATCTTTGCCAGTACACTTAAGGGCTTATTATCATCTTTTGGCGATTGAAGCTTATCTTAAAACTGCTGGAATTGAGTTTGAAAGAAGTTTTGAACTTACTCCGCAAGGGGTTTATGAAGTGATTAATAAAGAGCTTGAAGTTAAACTTTTTAATGATAAAATTTTACTTACCTTAAAAAAACCAAGAGATAGTTTGAGTTACTTGCCAACGCCTATTAATCAAAGTTTAAATTACCAAACAAGTAATGAAATTACCGCGGTTCTTTCGGAAGGAGAATCATTTTTCATTCAATATGGAAATCGTTTTCAAACAAGGCTTTATCCTGAGTATTTTGAATTCAGCAATGCTTTAAATAAAATTACTATGATTATTGATGGTGAAAAAACAAAAGTACCTTTTGCAAGTAAAATTGTTGTGAAAAACAATTTTAAAATTCCTAGAATTAAAGGCGTAAGAGCTAATGTTATCGGGCTTGATATAGGGGCTGATGAAAGTGAAATTTTAATCAACAAAAATCAAATGCAGGAAAAATATTCCATAGATGAAGCAGGAAAGATTTTTAGAATAGAACTTTATGAATTAAGAAATGCAAATTTAAAACAAAACAAAGTTAAAGAAGAATTTACAAAAATCATCAAAAATCCTCCTAAGCTTTCTAAAAATGAACTTGAAATCATTCAAAAAAAAGATAAGTTTCTGGGTTCTATTTTAGTGGAATTTGAATGA
- the tsaD gene encoding tRNA (adenosine(37)-N6)-threonylcarbamoyltransferase complex transferase subunit TsaD, with the protein MKNLILAIESSCDDSSIAIICKDTYACIFHKKISQESEHSLYGGVVPELAARLHTAALPKILEECKDYFPRLCAIAVTNEPGLSVSLIGGITMAKTLALSLKLPLISINHLKGHIYSLFLEEKVCLNMGILLVSGGHTMVLYVDEKAKIHTLASTNDDSFGESFDKVAKMMNLGYPGGAIIENLAKKAKTKSLHFSVPMLHSKELNYSFSGLKNAVRLEILKYEKLDEEIKSEIAFAFEEVAILHILNKLEKIFKIYNFQNFGIVGGASANLKLRQSIEKLCSKFSCDLKLAPLEYCSDNALMIARAACDAYVREEFTDFKSEILSPKNTNFTIL; encoded by the coding sequence ATGAAAAATTTAATTCTTGCTATTGAAAGTTCTTGTGATGATAGTTCCATTGCCATTATTTGTAAGGATACTTATGCTTGTATTTTTCATAAGAAAATTTCCCAAGAAAGTGAACATTCTTTGTATGGAGGCGTTGTACCTGAGCTTGCTGCTAGACTTCATACGGCGGCTTTGCCAAAAATTTTAGAAGAATGCAAGGATTATTTTCCAAGATTGTGCGCCATAGCAGTAACGAATGAGCCAGGTTTAAGTGTGAGTTTAATTGGCGGTATAACTATGGCAAAGACTTTGGCTTTAAGTCTTAAATTGCCTCTTATAAGCATCAATCATCTTAAAGGACATATTTATTCTTTATTTTTAGAAGAAAAAGTGTGTTTGAATATGGGAATTTTGCTTGTAAGTGGGGGTCATACTATGGTTTTGTATGTGGATGAAAAGGCTAAAATTCATACTTTAGCTTCAACAAATGATGATAGTTTTGGTGAAAGCTTTGATAAAGTAGCTAAAATGATGAATCTAGGCTATCCAGGTGGCGCAATCATTGAAAATCTTGCAAAAAAAGCTAAAACAAAATCTTTGCATTTTAGTGTTCCAATGCTACATTCTAAGGAGTTAAACTATAGTTTTTCAGGGCTTAAAAATGCTGTCAGACTTGAGATTTTAAAGTATGAAAAATTAGATGAAGAGATCAAAAGTGAAATCGCTTTTGCCTTTGAAGAAGTTGCAATTTTGCATATTTTAAATAAACTTGAAAAAATTTTTAAAATTTATAATTTTCAAAATTTTGGTATAGTTGGCGGCGCGAGTGCAAATTTAAAATTGCGTCAAAGTATAGAAAAACTTTGTTCTAAATTTTCTTGCGACCTTAAACTCGCTCCGCTTGAGTATTGTTCTGATAATGCTTTAATGATAGCAAGAGCGGCTTGTGATGCGTATGTTAGAGAAGAATTTACGGATTTTAAAAGTGAAATTTTAAGTCCCAAAAATACAAATTTTACTATTTTATAA
- a CDS encoding prepilin-type N-terminal cleavage/methylation domain-containing protein, whose protein sequence is MKKGFSVLELIFVIVILGILAAIALPKLSSSKDNAELSKSASNLKTAIGDITLYALKNDSLANTRVISNVADLESVDLGNINATTSVKFKVAGEEACVNLVFVPKDNVVVLGISADEESKILIENVAAAQSEALFDPSNKSKQDALNSAMIALSNANFKANSSNKTCVSFVGSKAFKDLASKVYILN, encoded by the coding sequence ATGAAAAAAGGTTTTAGTGTTTTAGAATTAATTTTTGTGATTGTTATTTTAGGGATTTTAGCAGCCATTGCTTTGCCAAAATTAAGTTCTAGCAAGGATAATGCCGAGCTTAGCAAAAGTGCTAGTAATTTAAAAACCGCTATTGGTGATATTACTTTATATGCTTTGAAAAATGATAGTTTGGCAAATACAAGGGTAATAAGCAATGTTGCAGATCTTGAAAGCGTGGATTTAGGAAATATCAATGCAACAACGAGTGTGAAATTTAAAGTAGCTGGCGAGGAAGCTTGCGTAAATTTGGTTTTTGTGCCTAAGGATAATGTGGTGGTTTTGGGAATTTCAGCAGATGAAGAAAGTAAGATTTTGATTGAAAATGTTGCAGCTGCGCAAAGTGAAGCTTTATTCGATCCAAGCAATAAAAGCAAACAAGATGCTTTGAATTCAGCAATGATAGCATTATCTAATGCAAATTTTAAAGCAAATTCAAGCAATAAAACTTGTGTTAGTTTTGTGGGTTCTAAAGCTTTTAAAGACTTGGCAAGTAAGGTTTATATTTTAAATTGA